The nucleotide sequence AGGCATGTCCAGGGCCTGCACCAATGGCCGCACTGGGAGCGCCCGCTCGTGGCCCGGGCACCGGGCTGTGCACTCAACATTGGGTTGCTCGGCCTCCCTCAGGGACATGGCCACAGGCCTCTCCTGGCTCTCGGCTCCATCCTGCTCCAGGGGGCGTTGGGCATGGGCACGGGTGCAGGTACAGGGTGGGAACGAGCACTGGACCAGCTTCTTCACGGCGAGAAAGTCGGTGGCGTCGGCATGCACGTGTCTCCGCAGCTCCTGCAGGTCCTGGCCCTGCGACACGGCAGCTGTGAACGGGTGGctgggtgtgtgtggtgggggggttgggggtgggttcGAGCGGGGCAGGGAAGAACCTGGGGTTGTAGGAAGAGGTGGCAATGCGCTGGCTGGCCATCACGCCCGGCCCGGCCCACAGCCTGTACGTAGCTCTCAAAACTTGTGGGCAGCCCCAGGTGCAGCACAGCCCGCACGTCTGGCCGGTCCAGCCCCATCCCGAAGGCCACCGTGGCCACCACCACCCGCAGCCGGCCGTCCATGAAGGCCTGCTGCACCCGCTGCCGCTCCCGGCTACACATGCCGGCGTGGTAGGCTTCGGCTACAGCCTTGGGGGCCTGGCCTGCGGGGGAGACAGAGACAGTTGGGTAGACTGTGTTCCTGAGGCAGCTCCTGTGGGGCACAACCCTGCTGGCCTCACCTCTGGGCCCCAGGTCCCGGGCCTCAGGCAGGCAGGTGCGGAGCAGTGCGGCAACACGCTCTGTGTCCTCGCGTCTATTGCAGTACACGATGACAGAGCTCAGAGCACAGAAACGATCACTCCGCAGCAGTGTCACCAAAGCCTGGTGGGTGATGGTGGTCAGTGGGGGCTGTCAGAGGCCGCGCCTCTGCCTGGCCCAGGTGTGTACACCTACCTGGTCTGGGTCCCTGTCCATGGACACAGAGAGGTACAGGTTGGTGGGGATGGTGGCTGGCCCTCTGAGGACAAGCTCCTCGGCTACGCCTAGATGCCGGGCCACATCTCTCGCGGTGCTGCGTGTGGCCGTGGCCGTGAGGCCCAGGAAGCAGCGCACGCCCATGTGTTCCCGCAGCACCTGTGTGGGAGCGGAGCTGGTGAAGATGCCCGAGCTGCCCTCCCTGGCCTGCTCACTCATACCCCGAATAAGACTCACCTTGCAGACGCGCAGGTAGCAGGGCCGGAAGTTGTGGGACCACTGGGAAAGGCAATGGGCCTCATCAACACAGGCAAAAGCGACCGGAGGCAGCTGAGGGAGGCGGCCAGGGGTCCCTGCGCCAGCCCCAACCAGCGCCTCGGGTGACAGCATCAGCACGTGCACCTGGGCCGCCTGAACCTGAGGGTGCAAGGTCAGGAGCATCATCCAAGGGCCTATCTGCTCCCCTGCCCGTCTTGCCACGTGAGGCCCCTCACCTTCTTCAAGGCAGACTCCCGCTGCTTCCTGGTCATGCCTGAATGTATGCAGGCTGCCTTCAGGCACGGGGGCAGGCCAGATACCTGCAGGTACGGGAGAGCGACCAGTTACAAGCCACCCTTCCTTGGCCCTCCCTCCAATGGCTCTCAGCTGCTCAGCCTGACAGGGACCACCATCTCTGCCTCAGGCTCTCTAGGGAGAACGAGCCCAGACTGTGGAGCCTAGGACTAAGGATTCAGAGCCACCCAGAGCCTTGGCTCAGAAGCGCCAGGAGCAGACAGGCCCTACTGGGGATGtcccccctccccagtgcctCTCCTCCTAGGAGTTGACCCACGTCTGGCCACCTGCCACGTCCCTGCTGTCCTTGGGCCACTATGAGGCCTGGGGTTGTGGACATAGCCAACGAGGTGAGAACAGCTGAGCTCTTTACAGCTCTGATTAGGTAACAAGCAGCAGCCCAAAAGGGCCAGAGGACCTGTGGGCACTGGTTCCTGCCTTCTGCATGGGCCCAAGGTTCCAGTCGGTGTACCTGGTCGTCCATGAGAGACAGGAGGGGAGAGATGACTAGTGTGAGACAGGGGCTCCGCCGGGCGTAAAGCAACGCAGGGAGCTGGTAGCACAGGGACTTGCCAGCACCCGTGGGCAACACCAGCAGCGTGGACATGCCTGGTGGGACCAAGGATCAGTAGTGCCACTCCGTGGCCAGGCCTTGGCCCTGCCTCATCCCCCCGGCAGCCAAGCTCACCAGAAAGGATCCGCATGACCACACGCTCCTGCCCAGGGCGGAAGGCTTGGTGCCCCAGCTGCTCTAGGGCCTGGAGTACCTCCGCTGGTGTCTCTGGGGACAGGGGTGTTGGTCAGCATGGCCCCAAGTCGCCCCCATCTCCCAGTAAAGGCTCTGGGCTGGTAGACTTCCGCTCACCTGCCACCTGCCCCGACGGCCCTGGTGGGTAGAGTGGTGGCACATAGGGGGGTGGGCAGTGCACCTGGGGCACAGACTGCTCCATGGTCACCAACAGCTCAGGCCCAGAGGGCTCTGTATCTTTCTCACTTACTAGAAACGGACACAAAAAGGTGGTGTGGGACTCCAGACTAGACTGGGATCTTTCTAGCAAAAACAGGTAACTACAGCCTGCCCCCCGTCCCTTCATTCACCAGGGAGCTGACAGCTGGCAGTGCCTGTCCTCTGGACTGCTTCCTCCAAGGTGAGCTGGGTCTGCACGTCCTCTCCGTTCTCACTGCTCTTCTGGGGGCCGGGAGTAGGCTCTGCATCCGGTATAAGGAGCTGCTAGATTCCTTTGTTCGAGCTAGACGTgcttccccccactcctccctgaGAGTACAAGTCTCCTCCGAACAGTGTTAGGAACCCATCACCCAGAGTAGAAGTTTCACCTGGCTGGGGGCACTGGGATGACCAGTGGCCTAGCTGCCCACACCGGAAGCAAGAGTTCCTGACTGTGGCTCTGGGCTGACCACCTCCAAAACACTCCCCTTTCTTCTGCCACTTCTGCTTCCACATCTGGGGGCCGCAAAAGAAGGTCAAGAGGCAAAAGGTGGTAGGGATGAAGGGAGTGCCTGCCACCACCTCACCTGCTTCCGGAGCAGCCTGCCACGGAGCGCTGGGCCCCGCACATAGCGTTTCTGCTTCATGTTGAGTCGCACATAATTATCTCCGCTCTGGATAGCTCGTCTAGAAAGGATGTACAAGCAGGCCATGCCCAAAGCCTGCCCCACCCTGGCTCATCTCAAGGCGATCCTACCGGGAAGCTGAAGCTGTAGTACCTGGGGGCTGTGGGGCCACTGGGGGGCTGAACCCACAGGGGTTCTCCTGGACCATCTTCTGCATGTCCCGTAGCCTCAGCTTCTTGAGGCAGAGGTCCCGCTTGGCCACTGTCCTGCTGGGCCTGGGCAGGGTTCCCTTCTGGTTCCCTACCGCATCTCCACTTCTTGCCTCGACTGTTGCCGGGTTGGGGGCTCCCTGTAACTCCACCTGTCTGTAGGGCTTGAGTCTCAGGGCCAGTGCTATGACCAAGGACTGATGGGACACCTGAGGTCAGAGGCTGTGACCCCTCTACGCCCAGGTTAGGCGGGCAGGCCTGGGCAGCCCCCAGGAAGTCTGGGGCCCCATTGTGACACCGCTGTAGCCAGTCAGGATCTAGGGAGCTCAGTCGTAGGCTCAGGGATGCCTGTAGCTGCTGGAGGCGGCCTGGCCTCAGCTGGGGCCCACGAGGCTGGAGGGGCACCTCACTGACTTCTTCTGGAGAGATGGGGGCAGCCCCTGCACCTGGTGGCCCCGGGGAGGGCGTCTTGGACGAGGGTCTTCGTGGAGGCCGGGGTATGTGGCCCAGGGCTGGCCCAGCCTGAGAGGGGGAAGACGGACCAGGAAGCAGGAACTCAGGTATCTGGGCTGGTACTACAGACTCTGAAACCTCCCAGAATGTCCACCCGGAAGCACCAGGCAAGGTGAGAAGCCTGAGATTGGCTCTGAACCCGTCTCAGGAGTCTCACCCTGATTAGTGCTGGAAGGGTACGTATGGCCACATAAGTACAAGCGCGAAAGTGTGGAAGGGTTGACGAGAAAGGCTACGTGGTGATCCTGCCCCTGGGCGGACACCAGCTCTGCGTCCAGGACAGACGCACTGCCCACTTGGCCTACTGGTAACTCTTACCTGCAGGGTGGCCTTTAGGTTGGCCTTAAGCCTCTTCCCATAGTCTGGCACAGACCCCACAGGACTTGGCCCTGAAAGACTAGAACGTGGACTCTGGGTCGCAGCCCGATTCAAGTGCGGCCCCCAGCAGCTGGGCTCCAGCCTCTGCAGGAAGAGAGGGTGGGGGTCCGagccctcctccagcctcccagcccccctcctcccccaggtccGGTCCTCCCCCGACGTTCTGTGCCCCACAGAGGCCTGATCACGACTCCTCCCGGCTCTGCGGTCCAGGAGACTGACCCGCAGGCCAGGACGTCCAGGCCTGGGTACCTCCTCCGCCGTCGCGAGAAGCGACTGCTTGGGCCTACGAGGTCCGATGCCGCCGGCCCGGCTCAGGGCCTCCTTCAGGGCGCGGTACTCCCGGTAGAGCGCTGGGGATGGGGTCAAGGGTCATCGGGGGCCGCCGGGCTCCCTCCCCGCccgtccctccttcctccccacgtCCGCGCGCTCACCGCGGGTCTCCTCCGGCGCCGCCTGCACGTCCTCCTGCGGCGGGAACGCGTCAGCCCGCGGCCGaacccccagccccccgcccccgggcagCCCGCACCTGGCCCGGCCGCCGCCCGCACCGCCTCCGGAACGCGCGCTCCCAATCCCGCAGCCGCTCCCGCACGTCCTGCAGCCGCTCCAGGGCGCGGCCCGGCGCCCCGGGCTCCATGAATCTCCCGCCGCGAGGGCGACGCCGGCCGCCGGCCAATGGGGGCACCCAGCAGGGTCGGAGGCGGGGCGGCTCGGCAGCCGCCTCCGGGACAGCCAATCAGTGGGACCCTAGTGGGGCGGCCAATGGGTGGCGTCTACGTCATCGCGGCGCGCGGAGGCGCTGGGCGGGGCGCCGCGGACGGTGAGGCGGGGCCGGTGGCGGTGGCAGCGGCTGTGGGGCTGGTGAGCGCGGGCCACCGGCCGGAGATGTAGCGGGGCGGCGTGCGCCCCCGGCCCTGCCTGGCCGCACGAAGCAGGCACGGGCGCTTGGGGCGGCGCTGCCCGGGAGGCGGGAGCGGGAACCGGACGGTTCGTCCGCGGGGTGTGGGGGAAGAAcctggagccctgcgtcgggcagAGCGACCTCGGGCCCCGGGGGGACGACGCACCGGCTTCGAGGGGCACATCACGTCCGGGAGGCGGAGGGCGTCGCGTTGAGGGTCTCCCGCGGCTCGAGGCCGGGAGGAGCCGGGCGGGGGCGTCTTCGGGGAAACGCCGGGAGCCGCGGGCCggcgggagggggcggcggcCACTGCACAGAGGCTCCTCCCACGGTGACCACACTGGCTGCTTTCGTTTCCTCTCGTGACAGGTGCTGGGTTGGTCTGTCCTGTCACAGCGAGGTATGACTCGCCCTCGCGAGATTTGTCTCCAGGCAGAGCAAGGCCGAGGGTTGGCGTTCGGGGCTTCTCAGGAACCAGTGCCCTGAGGACTTGCGTTGTGCATGAGGTCCGGAAGAGCAGGGTCCCTGGGGCCAGACTGCTCCCCCTTCCCCGAGCTCATCGCCCAGGCTGTGACCTTGGCCTGGCAAGGCTTAGATCTTAGTTTTCTAATTTGTTTCCAGGGGTATGACTGGGAAGCAGTTTTGAGGATGAGGTGTTTGGCCCAAAGTAAGTCCCCTGACTGTTGCTGCTGCTGAAGTCAACAGTAGAGGTGATGTCTAAGAGCTCCATAGTCTCAGGCATTTACCGTATGCCCTTTGTTAGCTGGGATGCCTATTCAACTGCTGACTCTCTCCATCTGAGCACTTCCTGGCCTGGGTCCTACTGAATCCCATGGGTTTGAGAGTTGGGCTCTCACTGTGGTTCTCTCTTGGGGGAAAGAGGACGTTTAGACAGGTGGCAAGGACCTTGGTGGGTGaagtttgctttctttctgtgAATCTGCAGGGATCTCCGTGCTTGGCAGTACTACTGGACGGTAGTAGTTAAGACCTGAGGGTCAGGCCTGTCTGGACTCAAGGTTCCCTGGGTCCTAACCCTTTTTACCTTTGCTGGTATTAAGCTGCATCAGTGCTTCCAGTTCCTCTCCAAGGACCACCCGCAAGagctggaggagggtggggaggcggATTGTGATGCAGCTTCCAGCCTCCTAGGAGTGTCCTACCTCCTCTAGTGCTTGCGTGGTGGGGGAAGGGTCTGAGCTTTATTCTacttttgaggaagagagagtctctTGACAAACAGCTTTGTAATCTGGGAGGCCTCAagtacaggtgtgtgtgtgtggaggggggggaGGTCCTGCAGAGCAGTAGCCGTCTAAAGCACATCCAGGCAAGCTGGTCATGTCTGATGCTGTGCTATTTATGTACCGTTTGATGGCTACGTTTCCCTAAAGAGACTCCATGCTTCTGGAGGGAGGGAACTGGGGGGTGGTCTTGTCCCTGTTTCCACTTAGCCCAATGCTAGGCACTTAGCACTTGCTCTTCAGTGCCACGGTCCTTCACTGAGTGTCAGCGCTGTACCAAGTGCCACGCTGGGCTTGCTACCTATCAGTGATGGAGGAGGCTATGGCCGGGTGGTGGCCTGGGGTCTGTCCTCCCCGCTGAAGGGCCCTTCCCTGCAGGTGGCTTCCTGCCTGGCCCAGCGCCATGCACACGCTTGTGTTCCTGAGCACGCGGCAAGTGCTCCAGTGCCAGCCAGCTGcctgccaggccctgcccctgcTGCCTCGAGAGCTCTTCCCCCTGCTGTTCAAGGTGGCCTTCATGGACAAGAAGACTGTTGTGCTTCGAGAGCTGGTGCACACGTGGCCCTTCCCACTGCTCAGCTTCCAGCAGCTGTTGCAGGAATGTGCCCACTGCAGCCGGGCCTTGCTGCAGGAGCGCCCCAGTACAGAAAGCATGCAGGCCGTGATCCTGGGGCTGACGGCCCGGCTCCACACCCCAGAGACAGAGGCTGGTACACAGCCTCTCTGCAGGTATGGGCTCACCCGAGGGCCCCgagggcccggggtggggggggggtggtgcagagAGTGTCCCCTGTGAGGTTCCAGGCGACTGCAAGGACTCAGTGCAGGAACAGGCATGTTGCTCCTGTCCCAAGATGGCTGGGAGTGGGTGTGGGCTCTGCTCCCTTGTCTCCTGCTTCAGCCTACCCATGCTCCCAGGAAGCATGCCCTGCGAGTGCTGGACATGACGGGCCTCCTGGACGATGGCGTGGAGcaggaccctggcaccatgaGCATGTGGGACTGCACAGCAGCGGTGGCCCGCACCTGCATAGCGCAGCAGCAGGGCGGGACTGCAGAGCCCGGGCTGGCCCCCATTCCTGTGGAGGTTCGTGTGGACCTGCGGGTGAACCGGGCCTCGTATGCGTTCCTGCGGGAGGCACTCCGAAGCAGCGTAGGTAGTCCGCTGCGGCTCTGCTGCCGGGACCTGCGGGCTGAGGACCTGCCCATGCGCAACACTGTGGCTTTGCTGCAGCTGCTGGATGCGGGCTGCTTGCGCCGTGTGGACCTGCGCTTTAACAACTTGGGTCTCCGTGGCCTGTCTGTTATCATCCCACATGTGGCCCGCTTCCAGCACCTGGCCAGTCTGCGGCTGCATTATGTGCACGGGGACTCCAGGCAGCCTTCTGTGGATGGTGAGGACAACTTCCGTTACTTCCTGGCCCAGATGGGCCGTTTCACTTGTCTGCGGGAGCTCAGCATGGGCTCCTCTCTCCTCTCGGGACGGTTGGACCAGCTGCTCAGGTGAGCAAGCCCCACTactgccctgcccttcctcctctcccccagacCCTCCCCTGGTCCAGCCTGTTTGTGATCTCCTGTGTCCCCTATAGCACTCTGCAGAGCCCCCTGGAGAGCCTGGAGCTGGCCTTCTGTGCCCTGCTGCCCGAGGATCTGCGCTTTCTGGCACGGAGCCCCCATGCTGTCCATCTCAAGAAGTTGGACCTTAGTGGCAATGACCTGTCTGGCAGCCAACTAGAGCCTTTCCAGGGTCTGCTCCAGGCAGCTGCGGCCACACTGCTGCACCTGGAGCTGACTGAGTGCCAGCTTGCTGATACCCAGCTGTTGGCCACGCTCCCTGTGCTGACGCGCTGCAGCAGCCTCCGCTACCTCGGCCTCTATGGCAACCCGCTGTCCATGGCGGGCCTCAAGGAGCTCCTCCGGGATTCAGTGGTGCAGGCTGAGCTACGCACAGTGGTGCACCCCTTCCCTGTGGACTGTTATGAAGGCCTGCCCTGGCCACCGCCTGCTTCTGTTCTGCTGGAGGCTTCCATCAACGAGGAGAAGTTTGCTCGTGTGGAGGCCGAGTTGCACCAGCTGCTACTAGCCTCGGGCCGTGCTCATGTGCTCTGGACCACAGACATTTATGGGCGCCTGGCTGCAGACTACTTCAGCCTATGACCTCCAGGCTGTCCTGGTGTTCAGGGCTGATGGAGATCCCTCCCTGCCTTAGGTAGACAGAGCCTTCATGGGGCCCTGTTGGAGGCCTGACACAGAGGCACTGGTCTCGGGTTTCCTTGCTCCTGGGCATTTTGAGCCTTCCTATGCTTTGTGCAGCACCATGCGCAGTTTGCCCTGTACCCATTCCCCTGACTGGCTTGGGCTTCAAGGGCTGGATTCCAGGCCTGCACGGCCAGGTTTGGTTTGGGTGCACTTGGCTACCCTCTGGTGTTGTGGTCCTTTCTTTGGAATGTTTCTGGGGTCCCAGCTGCGAGCTGAGAGAGGGTGTTCTCTCTAGGCCCTTCCCAAGAGCAGACTGCCCTGGGGTTGAAGTTGGAACAGAGACCTGCTTCAAGGAGAGCTGGGTCTCCCTGCCCCGGCACCCAGGAGACCACCTGgctgggctttggagccagaaggTGTCATTAAGGTACAAACGTGCAGTGTGTTTGGAACTTAAATTTGTGGTTGTTTCTTCTGTCCTAATTGGTCAGAATGACTTGTCGCTGGCTCTGCTGTCACCCCCAACCTGGCCGCTGGGTAACTAACAGCTGTCTTCCAgtccgctgccctcctccccgtcCCTGGGCACCCCCACCCGCCTCACAGCCACTCTGGACGCCTCCACAGCCCGTCGCCCCTCCCACCTCGGGGAGGCCCCAGGTCCTCCAGAGGCTGGCGAGCCGGTGTCAGCCCCTGCAGAGCTAGAGGTGAGGGTAGTCCTGGGAGGCGTCTTTTCTGGAGGGCCTCGGTAGGGGTGTGGGGAACCTCCTTGGCCACCGTCCGTTCGCACCTTAGGACTTCCGCCCGCAGAGCTGGGGGTCCGCAGGTGCCTGCGCCACGCCCTCGGGGCCCCGGACCCCACACACGGCTCGCCGCACACTGCGCAGCTTCTAGCCTTTACTGACTGCGCTGGAGCATGCGCGGGGCGAGCCCGCGGGCCGGCCAGTCCGCGAGGCCGACGTCATCcgcgcgcgcccgcccgcccctCTAGGCCCCCCCCGCTCAGCAGTGAATTTCATAGGCTGCGGGCGGCTGCAGCGGGAGGCCCTGCGCCGGCCCGGTCGCCGCGCCGTCGGCCGCCTCCGTCGGGCCCTCTGCGAAGAGCGGCTTGGAGCGGTCGATGACGAACATCTCGTGGCCTCGCTCGTCGCGGAGCTCCTCGAGCTGCGCGAAGGTGCAGGGCCCATCCGAGTAGTCGTTGACGAACAGCGCGCCCTCCCCCGGCGGCCCCGGCGCCTTTTTCCGCTTGCGCCGGCGGCGGCAGATCATGGTCGCCAGCAGCAGCGCCGTGAGCGCGAGGAGCGCGATGGCGGCTGCGATGGCCGTCTGCGTGGCCAGGCCCAGGGCGCGGAAGGCCATGCTGCCCGCCTCGTGCAGGGGCTCGTGGCTGACGGGGCCGGCgtgcgggggcggcgggggcgcccgctgcagctgctgctgctgctgggacAGGTTGACCAGGAGCTGGAAGGGCACGCGGGCGGCGCCGCCGGCGTTGGAGGCCTCGCACTCGTACTTGCCAGCGTGGGCCAGGGTGATGTTGGTGAGGAAGAGCATGCCGCTGCCCGTGTCGGAGGCGCCGGGCCCGCCTGGGCGCGGCGCCCCGCCGTCTGGCTGGATCTGAGCCCGTCGCTGCCCTTCGCGAGGCTGGGCCACCTTTCTCCAGGTCACCAGGGGCTGCGGGTAGCCGGAAGCTTGGCAGGCAACCCGCAGGTCCTCCCCCAGGTTGGCTGTCACCTCCAGCGGCTCCACGTGTACAGACGGTGGGATGCAGATGAGGCTACTGCCAGATATGTCCAGGAGACTTTGAAGTGCCAGGCGCGGGGGCTCTGCACACATTATCTTCTTGTCCCTGGAGCTGAGCAGCCGCTGGCCGCCCTCCTTGATCCATGCTCCCAGCCAATGCAGGGCACAGTCACAGCGCCATGGGTTCTCTGTGGGCAGAGCAGTGGCGGGCTGGTAGCTCAGGGGTGGTTGGCCAGAACAGGAGCCCCTTTCCTATCTCCCACAGGGCGCCCCTGCAGCCTCTTCTCTGACCCCAAGCTCCGTGGAGTGTGGGCAcgctcttccctccctcttcagtTCTGTGATGCATGTTCCAGATCTCTAATTTCTAAGAAAGCCTCTACTCCTCTGAAGTCTCTGCAACAAGTCCCATTATTTTTGGGGAAGCTTGGTGTCCACATAGACATCCTACAGCACTGAAACCTTGCAGGTCCTGTCAGCCTTGTCTTCAGGTGCTGTGTCCTGGAATGCCAGCCCTAGTTTCATCCTTCCAgtttctgcctgcctgccctgaTAGCCCCAAAGTGTGCAAGTGTAAGCCCCTCAACTCTTTCCAGGGATTTCTACCTTTTCTGTCTTCATTAGGCAAGTTCCCTGAGCTGTGTCCCTTCCAGCACCCCCATTCCTATCAGACTTCTCCCATGGGTGCAGGTGGTGGCATGGCCCTCCAGAGTGCTCCTGGATGGTCTGCAATTCAGAGCCACTGAAATCAAAAGTCCCCTCCACACCTGAGCCTGTTTCCTACTGCCACCCCTGTGGCCAGGGAATAAAGCTTTGCATGAGATCCCTTCCCCCCGGAAGGAGGTACCTGTGAGGCGCAGGACCTGCAGGCTGGCCAGGGGCTGTAGGGCCTCACGGCTGATGGTGCCCAGTTGATTCCTGCTGAGGTCCAGCAGTGCCAATGAGGAGAGCCCGGCCAGGGCCTGGTCCTCCAGCAGCTCAATGCTGTTTTCCTGCAGGTGCAGCTCCTGCAGTCGCTGAAGGAAGGACAGCAGATCATCAGGGAAAGGCCCTGGGACACAGGATCCCTTCCTAGCAGGATAGACTGGGTTGACTTTTCTCCCTTTCACTACCCCTAGCCCACCTAACCCCCTCACCGGTAGGTGCAGGAAGGTGAAATCCAGCAGCTGCCCTAGCTGGTTACCAGCCAGGTAGAGCGCACGGAGCTGGGCCAGGCCGGTGAAAGCGCCAACTCGCAAGCCACGCAGCCGGTTGCCGGTGAGCGCTAGCTCTAGCAGGCGTGACTGCGCGCGGAAGGCGCCTGGCTCCAGGGCGCGCAGGCTGTTATTGTGCAGGTAGAGACGGCGCAGGGCTGCGAGAGGCGCCAGTACACCCGGTTCCAGGCGCGCGATGCTGTTGTCCTGCAGGAACAGCGTCTGCGGGCCGGAGGGAAGGAGGGTATTCACGCCTCTGAGGGAGTCTCCCTCTTCCCTAGGGCGCTCCAGCACCCACAGGGACGCTCACACAGCCCTCCCTCCGTGTCGCGGGCACCTCTGCTCCGCGGCCCAGTGGCCCCACGCGGTGCCCACCTGCGTCCCAGGTGGAATTCCGGGCGGGACGACGCGCAGCCGCAGGGCGCCGCACTCCACCGTGGCGCTGTAGCAGCGGCAGGCGGCCGGGCAGCCGGCAGCGCGGGCCGGGAAGTCGGGGAACCACAGCAGCCACAGCAGCAGCAGTGTGGGCGCGCCCGGGGCCATCTCCCGCGGGACCGGCCGCGGGCCACGAAGCTGCAACCTCCTGACGGGCTTCCTTATAGTCCACCCCGGATGTGATGTGCCTCCTGAAACACAGGTTGGCAGGCCTGCCCCTAACACTTGAGAGCCAGAGAAGGACATGATGGAGGCCCACAGCTTGTGTCTAGTTTC is from Zalophus californianus isolate mZalCal1 chromosome 4, mZalCal1.pri.v2, whole genome shotgun sequence and encodes:
- the LRRC14 gene encoding leucine-rich repeat-containing protein 14 isoform X8, translating into MCPLQPGLAAGAPQYRKHAGRDPGADGPAPHPRDRGWYTASLQPTHAPRKHALRVLDMTGLLDDGVEQDPGTMSMWDCTAAVARTCIAQQQGGTAEPGLAPIPVEVRVDLRVNRASYAFLREALRSSVGSPLRLCCRDLRAEDLPMRNTVALLQLLDAGCLRRVDLRFNNLGLRGLSVIIPHVARFQHLASLRLHYVHGDSRQPSVDGEDNFRYFLAQMGRFTCLRELSMGSSLLSGRLDQLLSTLQSPLESLELAFCALLPEDLRFLARSPHAVHLKKLDLSGNDLSGSQLEPFQGLLQAAAATLLHLELTECQLADTQLLATLPVLTRCSSLRYLGLYGNPLSMAGLKELLRDSVVQAELRTVVHPFPVDCYEGLPWPPPASVLLEASINEEKFARVEAELHQLLLASGRAHVLWTTDIYGRLAADYFSL
- the LRRC14 gene encoding leucine-rich repeat-containing protein 14 isoform X6 translates to MDKKTVVLRELVHTWPFPLLSFQQLLQECAHCSRALLQERPSTESMQAVILGLTARLHTPETEAGTQPLCRKHALRVLDMTGLLDDGVEQDPGTMSMWDCTAAVARTCIAQQQGGTAEPGLAPIPVEVRVDLRVNRASYAFLREALRSSVGSPLRLCCRDLRAEDLPMRNTVALLQLLDAGCLRRVDLRFNNLGLRGLSVIIPHVARFQHLASLRLHYVHGDSRQPSVDGEDNFRYFLAQMGRFTCLRELSMGSSLLSGRLDQLLSTLQSPLESLELAFCALLPEDLRFLARSPHAVHLKKLDLSGNDLSGSQLEPFQGLLQAAAATLLHLELTECQLADTQLLATLPVLTRCSSLRYLGLYGNPLSMAGLKELLRDSVVQAELRTVVHPFPVDCYEGLPWPPPASVLLEASINEEKFARVEAELHQLLLASGRAHVLWTTDIYGRLAADYFSL